The DNA window TCTCGTAACATAGTACTCTACATACTAGGACAGTGTCTTAATTGATACGAGACCTTTTGAGAAatccaaaagcaaagtcacgaggatttatgctcaaagtgaacattAACATACCGCTATGGAGGCACATTGCTAGTCATAATGACTCTCAAGTGTTTAATAAAGAAGTTGcgagtctcgaaggtgtaggATCATAGTAAAGATTTGTGTAAAACTCTATTGACTAGCAATAGTTCAGATAGTGTTAGATAGATAGATGTTGTTTAAGGAGAGACTCaatggtgtactttattcgagtAGATGATTGttggagtctcacattggcgGATAAGGAGAAGATCTAAGCGACtgtaacgactcagatccactagcagatatttccctttcgggcttcccctcaaggctttgatacgtatctactaggggaaggtttccacacccttataaagggtcttttgttctcctccccaactaatgtgggacatcacagagACACTATCTCTACGGGTAAGATGTCTTTTGGTTGGTagactatctccattggtatgaattctcttgtgtaacgaccctaatttCCTATTGAAATCAAAGTCGTCACTACGTACATAACATATCTATAATCTATTTACTTAAAACATTTCATTACGAAGCCATAGACTTACACGTTCagaataaaatcattaaaacgACGTGGCGGAAAAATGAATGAACACaaactttaataaaataaaagaaatgaaattaattgtCATGATTTACCGAAAGTGCTACAAAGGAAAACACAGGCATGTACCTACCCTAATTTGGTCCCATGACCGTTACCGCAAAGTTGTCAAACTTGCAAGGGCGCCTGacctttatctgaaaaataagagtagcacgtAGTTTGAGTATTAAATATTCAAGTAAGTGATTCCACTTTTGAGGTCAGAAAATGCAAATATTGTCAATTAtgggacctatcctttcatcaaaatcatttcattcttTATAGTAATGAGCTTAAAATTGAATGTACATTACTTCTCTACACCTTATCCATGTACGcacacatggacccaccaggcaGGTGCATACGTACCCCTTAGGTTGGCTCTTTAACTAGCGGACGCTTACACTATCAAAGCTACGAAGGGAAACAAGCCCACATAGTATTGTGGCATGTACAATCTATATCATAACATCATGACAAACATAAATGTTGTAAGGTTCGCGTCCGTACTAATCACAACGAGGTAATATCTCGATGCACGTgacacacaatatgcatgaagtttccataactttaaattatatacattaagaatgatgctctgataccatgtcaAGAAtataactctgataccatattaagaATCatgttaaaaatgagaaacaaaagtggGATGAAAATCCCGAGAAACATAGGTGGAatcaaaagtttaattttcattaatattcacaacgtttaaatagaatacaaaCTACAGACTAAATCGTACCTTCgttatttcataaacatttcgATGAATACATTCTTAGCACGTCAACGACTCATAATCTTAATTATAATCATACTAATATAGAGTGCATGAGGTATCATAACATAAGTCATAATACATTATCGACATgacatatattaaattattgaattaatgagacaaaaaaaaaaaaaaaaaaaaaaaaaaaaaaaaaaaaaaaaaaaaaaaaaaaaaaaaaaaaNGAAgagtaacatttttttttaagttgatatcaaaagaaaaaccacACATTTATCTCATAATTAATGTTAGATTATTTTAATGGATTTATTAGGTAGGGTGTATATATAAACGTGACGCCCAACAAACCCGAACCGTCCCAACCCGAATTATAAGGGTTTGGTTGGGTTCAATTAGCATtctgagttgggttgggttaatttttctgaacccAAATAGATCCGGTCGAGTTTCAGGTTCATTGGGCAATACTTCGAGTTAACCCGAACCAAAcacaattttataatatatatcgTAACGTACATTACCAAATATATAGCGCCAATTGTTTTGCTTATTCAGTGGGCAAAACTTCGGGTTTTATTAGTTCATTCAATGGGCGAAACTTCGGGTTTTATCAGTTAATTCAGTGGGCAGAACTCCGGGTTTTCTCAGTTAATTCAGTGGGCAGAACTTCGGTTTTCTCGTTAATTCAGTGGGCAAAACTTCGGGTTTTGTTAGTCAATTCAGTGGGCAAAACTTCGGGTTTTGTTAGTTAATCCAATGGGCAAAGCTTCGGGTTTTGTTAGTTAATTCAGTGGGCAAAACTTCGGGTTTTAttagttatatatttaatgtgcacataaatatataactaAACACGACAAAAAATTAGCTAAGCACCTTTACCAAATTACCAAATTTACGATACccaataaaaattcaaaaaatcgaaagatatttttatatcaacaaggtgcattttttttttccgataGCTCAATCATAGTAGCTACCAAAGCTACATTACTTAGATAGTTTATGTTAAATGACCTCGTATAAATTTTCTTATGAAACATGTGAGTAAAgacaaaatatattgaaataacTCGTGTTAGTTTGTGTAGACAATTTTTACTCTTAAAAAAACGTCGAGATACAAAAGCGtagaacattaaaaaataaattttgaataaaaattaattaatctatgctttaatttaattaattattagagtgaccaataataataattatttattgaatatctttatattatttattttgaagggagagattaaaataattatattttgggttgtgttttaaaaaaataattacagtaaaaaataattaatagttttattttagtcCCCTTGAAGCGTCCTTAAATAGATCGCAGTTTTCATATGTCGTCCTTTCACCCCACCCGAAGGCATTTGGTGCTATCATTTCGAGGCCGCATcgaccctctctctctctacaattTCCCTCTCCTTTCTGCGGTCTCCTGTGGTTCTCTGTTCCCGATCACCACCATCTTTGATCTTGCTATTTATCTGCTGCATTCTTCGCATCataaagaaaaccctaatttttcgACCAGGAACCAGCCTCCTTCCTTGCACCGTTCCCTAAACCCTAATAGAATCCACCTCCCCTGTTTCCATCTGCGACTCGCCgcttttctttgttaattCTATCGATTATTTGCGTCTATCCAGGTGAGGATCATGTTTTGAATGTTGTTGTGTCAATTTCAtattgtttgtgttttttttttctcccctGTTATGGAGCTATCGATGCTTTTAGTTTTCTCTCTTGGAGCTGTAATTTCTAGGGGCTTTGGTTTTTAGTGGCTTGGCATGTTTTGGATGATAGGAAACGGACGATAAAATTGACATAAAAATTGATGATATTAGGTTTGAGGTTCACTTTGATGGGCTTGCTTGTGAAAGTGTTTCGATTGATTTACTATCTGGCATTTGGtagatttttcaattttgaattgtTGATCTTTTCCTTATTTGGTTGCATTTTCTTGCGGAAAATTGATTGgatttggttttctttttacttatCCTTTCTCCGAACATGATGCCactgttcttgtttttctgttgttgtatcaatatttttttacgaTCTTGCTGCTAGACGTCGTTTATTTGTTCATTGTATGTTTCAAAGTCGGAGAAACAAAGCATGCCTGGACAGTGAACTTCACTGTAAGTTCGGTAATTTAAGCGATTAAGTCACACTCAGATATTTCTCTATCAACATTTCTTGTTAGACCACATGAGGATCAGCATTGGGAAGAAAgtggattaaaaaaatttgtaatctGAATTTTGATCCGAGgtcaaaatcttcaaatgtgtggactttgtttgatttatttatagtCAATATTTAGTGGGCCCCTGGATTTCCTTTCAATTCCATAGGAATGATACTATTTTGCTACTTCCACTGTTGCGATAGTTGAGCTTAACCAgattattttcatcttcttccttaatATCGCACTAGAAAATTGTAGCAactcttaaaaatattctCCTCAGTAGCTTGTGTCATTACTTTTCAAGGGCTAATGATTTTcctgaatatattttttctatccTGTCTTGTTTTGGACTGTAGTACATCTATTCTCCTTCTGTTGCATGTTACTCTTGCATAGAAAGCatgatatttaattcaaacataTTAGTATTTGGCAGAGTGGTGATTCCATATATTTCTACCTTCTCTCAATAGGTTCTGGATTGCAACTGATATGAATCTACAACAATCCATAAACTCCAAGCCTTCTGCTAATGGTTTTGGACGTCGTAGAGGCGATAGGGATGTAGGAACTAAGTTTGAGAATAAATTTCAGCCTGGAAAGTCAAACCCCAACAGATTAACTAATACAAGTGAGTTTCATTATccgttttattttttgttaaattaactCATACTTGACTTTATTCTCTCTAATATTTGTTTATGCAGGAGCACTGGCTGCTGGTAGCAAAGACGAAACTTTTGGGAGTTCATCACATGATCGATTAGTCTATTTAACAGCATGTTTTATTGGACAACATGTAGACGTCCAGGTTAAAAATGGATCTATATACAGTGGAATATTCCACTCGAGCAATACTGAAAAAGATTTTGGTATCTTCTCTTTCCACTACTTTTCTTATGTCAAATGTATTTCACAAGCAGCCttataactaatttttttatccttACATCATCTGTAATTCTATAAGCTGGTGTCTTTAGCAGTGTTTATTTGATCCTCATTTTCAggaattatattaaaaatggcACGCTTGACAAAAGATACTTCTTCACGGGGGCAGAAAACCATTGGAGACTCGTTGAATAAGGCTCCTTCCAAGACTTTAGTAATACCAGCTAAAGATCTCGTGCAAGTTATAGCCAAGGTTCTGCTTTGCTATTTAAGAGtcttattatctttttttcgCCATTCTTGTGATAATAACAAGCAGTCATGGGGTCTTCCTTCTAGTGTGGTTTCTTTTGTAGCATTTCAACGGAATATTATGTCAGTTATCTGTTGACCATGAAAGATTGTCTGTTAATCTATGGTTTCTCATAGCCATCTTTCGTTCTAAATTTATCTTCAATAATCTGATCATTCTGCTTGACAATTGATTACAGGACGTGACTGTTACAAAGGATGGACTATCAAATGAAGTTGATTATGAAAATCAGGAACTTTTGATAGACAGCGTTATTTCACAGTCTAGTCAACATGATGCAGAAAGAGAATTGAAACCATGGATACctgatgatgatgatcctCAATTTCCTGAGCTGGATAACATATTTGATGGTCCATGGAATAGGTTGTTATGCACTTCCCTCAAACCTTGTTActcatcttttattttggaaattctCTAATCATGTGGAGTTCCCCTGTAATGTGATTGCAACCCATCGAGCCCCAATATTTGCTCACTTTGCTATTAAGTTGATTTATTTGCGTACGATAATTTTGTGAACTTGGACCCACCAGCTACATCTTGCATCTACATATCTTTAAAACCATCACTTTTTTGGCAAAACATCACTATTTGCAGAATAAGAAGAGTATTGTTGTGGCTGGACATGGTCGTGGTTAACAAAGTGATTGCTTGAATTAAATGCATTTGTTGGGCACGAGtttaagatatttatatttctctcaatcaatttctatgttttttttaattttaagcttTTGGTGATGGATGGATCCCCAAAGCCAGTGTCTGAggtttatttcattattaatgTGTACTTGTTCTCATTGGTTGCTTGAATCTCAAAGACTATAATTGCAGGTAATCTTATATTCTTACAGGGGcattgtattattttaaatatgggACGTCAGTTCCTGAAGCAGTTGATATAATTTCTGTTATACCTTATTATGTTTCTTTAAAGGTTTACAAATTACTTCTGTTTCGTTcttatatacatttttatatgTGCTTCTTGTTGTTGCTTATTTTAGGAGTTGGGATCAGTTTGAAGTCAACGAAAAACTTTTTGGAGTTAGAAGCACTTTTGATGAAGAACTCTATACCACAAAGCTTGAGAGAGGCCCTCAAACAAGAGAGTTGGAAAAGGAAGCTTCAAGGATAGCTAGAGAAATAGAGGGGGAGGACACTGAAGATCTTCATTTAGCAGAGGTAGTTTTTGGTATCTGATAGCATTCCTCAAGCTGCATTTTGCAGGCCATAGAATTTGAGCAAACTTTTCTGAAACtcaatattttccttttattttatttaaacagGAAAGAGGTATTGATCTCCATGATAAGTTTGATATTGATGAGGAAACCAGGTTCTCTTCTGTATTTCGTGGGAAGGTGGCTGATGATAGCGGATTTGATGAGAATGAAGACATATCATTCAATTCACGTAACATGGAAACCTTTGGGGGGTCTTCTAGCTCTGATATTAGGCTTGCAGACACATTGTCTGGAAAATGGAGTGATGCAGCTTCTGTCTCAAGCTCTTCATCCTTGGTATTTCTTGAATTGACTTTTATTATAATCTCCTTGTGGTTTTAATTCTTCAGTATGTTGATCAAgtatttttaggaaaatagTAGCGGCTCAAATGGATAATAATATTGTCATTTCTAAAAACTATGTTTGAATGCATggagtattaattttttcttatcaatGGCTtgactttattttcttaaatgtCCTATGGAAATTGTGTAGTCCCACATCTTCAAGTCTAAgcattttgttattattaggTTGATCAGaccattttttcaaattattcttGTGAAAAACTGGATTAAGACTTGGAACATCTTGATAGTCTTACGCATGCCTAGCtcaaagttattattgtttattttcttctaaaaataaatatatagtaATGACGGGTCAATCATTTCAAGATGGTGCTGTTGAGAGTTTGTTTGGTTATTTATCCTGCTTGGTTTATGTTCTACTGTAATCGGTTAAATTGAAATAGGTCTTTTTCCTCTTATGAATAAAAGAAGAGGTTTTTATCTTGCCGTTTTATGTTCGTTTATTGCTTCTAGAGATGAATGAAATGGAGGCTAACTTGTCCCGATTTGCAGGATCAAGCACAACCCTCCCTGACAAATATGGGTGTAGATCTATCTAGATCTACTCCTATTAATAATCATGCCAGACAACTCGCATCTGAAAATTCATGCAAAAGTTGCCCAACTTTGGAAATTGAAAGCAGGTTTGTACTTTTACAATATGCTATTGTTTTTTCCTGGAGGACAATGGATTTCCGGACTCGGTAAGAAATGATGTTTTGAAGACCACATATTCATAATTGTGATTGATTTTCTGGGTTGAATGTCTAAAATATAGGATCCAGGACAAACATCATGGGGAGAATGCTGCGGAAGAGTCTGTAGAAAAGGACATGgtaggtttttaaaatagtgtTTGTAAAATCTGCTTTGTTGCTTGTTGTAAAGTTTTCCTGGACTTACTCGTTCTATTCTTCTATTATTGCAGCAGGGAGTTAATGATTCTCAATTAGCTAAATGCGATGGTGAGCCATTTTCTGCATAATTCCTAGcttataatatattagaatTCAATTACTATGTTGATTGAAGATTTAAAGTGACATGTACCAGATGCTAGTTGTAGGCCATAGTCAATCTTCCTtgaagagattttttttttcctttccattttctgGTGATAACTCTCTCTTGCTGGTCTATTTGTGTTGTGTTGCTTATTGCATTCAATTTGCAGATTCATCTCTAAATTTACCATTAAGTTTGATGACTCTACTCATGTTAGTTATAGCTGCTAATTGGAATTTGGTGATGGAAACAATAGATTTGCAGCCACTAAAGAAAGATGGATCTGATGGAGGGATACTGCCTAATGTTGCCTCACATTCTCCATCAAAGCATAATGAGAAGTCAAGTCCTCCCGAACTATCTGATGACCCAGAACCTGGCAAATCTCGTGGAGAAGTTCAAATGTTGAACATTAGTGGCCGACCTGGTAGTTCCGTATCAATGAATTCAGATGGTGCTGCTGGTACATCTAGTGGTCCTGTATTAACTCCTAGCTCATCAATGGGATCACTATCTTCTGAAAAATCAACCCTTAATCCTCGTGCTAAGGTATTCTTTTTTTGCTGGACACGTTCAGCAAGCTTAGGACGACCATgaaggttttttattttttattttttatttttatgagttAAAAACTAGCGTCTTTGGCCCTTTTACGTTTTGCCTACATTTGTGAATAGGAATTCAAACTCAATCCTAATGCAAAGAGTTTCACCCCATCTCAAGCACCTGTTAGGCCACCTTCACCAGCATCTATGTCTGATGGTTCGTTCTACTACCAGGCCAACATACCTGCAGTGCCCCATATGCATGGGATGCCTTATGGTGTTGGAGTAAGTACATGTATATTGTCTTGTTGTGTTGTTtctctcaaaaaaaaaaagaaaagcttcTATTCAAATATAACtgtttatacattttttatggATGGCCTGGCAGTGGCAAATAAATTCAACTTCTTATCTGTTGATTTATCATATCTGCCAGAATCTACTACATCTAGATCCTCTATAATAGTTTCCAACTATTCATGGTTCTGCAGATTGGGCCTTCATTTCCAGGTCACCAGCCTGTTGTTTTCAATCCAATGGTTGCACCAATGCAGTCACCACATGGATATGTTCAGCCAAATGGACCTCAAGTATGGTTTACTGAATATATGAAGTTACGGCGTTCTTTATTTCCTTATTCTAAATTCAAAGTTCCGTACATAATAACTTTTATTCCTTTGAATGCAGTATGCACAACCCATGCTTCTTAGCCACCCGAGGCATGGCATGTACATGCCGGGTTACCAACCTGTAAGTGCCCCTCAGATTGTCTTGAgccttttaaaatatttttcctatACAGTTCACCTAGAAAAGATAATACTTGGGTGACTGTTGCGTTGATATCTCGTCTGCATTTATCTCGCGAGCCTTATGCATTTCAAATCTTCTTATATGAACAGGAAATGCCATACAAGGGGCGTGAGTATTAAACAGTCCCGCTGATGCTGCTCTGCAGTCTTACTACTGGATTCTTAGCTTTTTGAACACAGTGCTTTCATCAAACTTGCAGAGACAAAAACACACTGGGGGTGGGAGGGAGTCGCTTGGGATGGGGAGGAGTTTATGGCTTTCAGTTGAATCACCTTTTCCCTCATCCCATGAATTTGGTAGCTttgaaatttctcaaaataacCACCAAAATCACATCGCGTTGTTTCCCGATCCTTTATTTATCAATCAACAGTTGAATGTTTGggggtttggtttgtttgtttggtctGCTTTCGGCATTTTGTACTATATACTTGTATGCCCTCTATGCAACATCACAGGCTCTTTAtgtaaaactttataataattgaaatatcttaatcCTGATTTTTAGGTGTGCAATAAATGGAAAGGGTTGGGCCAGGCAGGGGATTGCAGTGAGATGTAAACTTTTATATCTCTTGCTTCGTTATATGGTCGTGGCGATGATTTGGtatattcaattttacttTGGATTTGTTACTTTCATATATTGAATTGCTTGTAGAACTGTGTTGTCGAGTTGGACTTGGGTTGGTTAGGCCTCGACATCATTTGTTATGACATTGGAGCATTGGAGTATCGATATCATCAGTTCTGTAATTTTCTTGATAATGGTCTTGTtctatatatttgtatttctagTTCCTGAATTTGTGGCTCGCCTCTGAAATGAGGTCTTTAGTATGTTTGGTAAGCAAGAACGTCAAGACCAAACTTGGGGCATTGATTACTGAAGAGATAAAGCTAAGGTTGTCATATTCTGAGACCTGTGCATGTAGTCGATCGAATTAGAATTTGGATATGAAAATGTTTGGAGAAGACATTAACAAATGATTAAAGTACTCATAATAGATGGAAGTAAAAATACAGCTTCTTGGGGCTTGGTTGTTTCTGGACGATTGCTTGGGGCTTGGTTGCTTCTTTTCCTGGAGTACCAAGTAAATCATAATGTGTACCTCAATTTGTCTCCAAAATGGTGTTTCCATAAGTCCAAACTGATTATGGTCTTGCATGACTTGAGTATG is part of the Cucurbita pepo subsp. pepo cultivar mu-cu-16 chromosome LG03, ASM280686v2, whole genome shotgun sequence genome and encodes:
- the LOC111791779 gene encoding polyadenylate-binding protein-interacting protein 3-like isoform X2; protein product: MNLQQSINSKPSANGFGRRRGDRDVGTKFENKFQPGKSNPNRLTNTRALAAGSKDETFGSSSHDRLVYLTACFIGQHVDVQVKNGSIYSGIFHSSNTEKDFGIILKMARLTKDTSSRGQKTIGDSLNKAPSKTLVIPAKDLVQVIAKDVTVTKDGLSNEVDYENQELLIDSVISQSSQHDAERELKPWIPDDDDPQFPELDNIFDGPWNRSWDQFEVNEKLFGVRSTFDEELYTTKLERGPQTRELEKEASRIAREIEGEDTEDLHLAEERGIDLHDKFDIDEETRFSSVFRGKVADDSGFDENEDISFNSRNMETFGGSSSSDIRLADTLSGKWSDAASVSSSSSLDQAQPSLTNMGVDLSRSTPINNHARQLASENSCKSCPTLEIESRIQDKHHGENAAEESVEKDMGVNDSQLAKCDDLQPLKKDGSDGGILPNVASHSPSKHNEKSSPPELSDDPEPGKSRGEVQMLNISGRPGSSVSMNSDGAAGTSSGPVLTPSSSMGSLSSEKSTLNPRAKEFKLNPNAKSFTPSQAPVRPPSPASMSDGSFYYQANIPAVPHMHGMPYGVGIGPSFPGHQPVVFNPMVAPMQSPHGYVQPNGPQYAQPMLLSHPRHGMYMPGYQPEMPYKGREY
- the LOC111791779 gene encoding polyadenylate-binding protein-interacting protein 3-like isoform X1; translated protein: MNLQQSINSKPSANGFGRRRGDRDVGTKFENKFQPGKSNPNRLTNTRALAAGSKDETFGSSSHDRLVYLTACFIGQHVDVQVKNGSIYSGIFHSSNTEKDFGIILKMARLTKDTSSRGQKTIGDSLNKAPSKTLVIPAKDLVQVIAKDVTVTKDGLSNEVDYENQELLIDSVISQSSQHDAERELKPWIPDDDDPQFPELDNIFDGPWNRSWDQFEVNEKLFGVRSTFDEELYTTKLERGPQTRELEKEASRIAREIEGEDTEDLHLAEERGIDLHDKFDIDEETRFSSVFRGKVADDSGFDENEDISFNSRNMETFGGSSSSDIRLADTLSGKWSDAASVSSSSSLDQAQPSLTNMGVDLSRSTPINNHARQLASENSCKSCPTLEIESRIQDKHHGENAAEESVEKDMQGVNDSQLAKCDDLQPLKKDGSDGGILPNVASHSPSKHNEKSSPPELSDDPEPGKSRGEVQMLNISGRPGSSVSMNSDGAAGTSSGPVLTPSSSMGSLSSEKSTLNPRAKEFKLNPNAKSFTPSQAPVRPPSPASMSDGSFYYQANIPAVPHMHGMPYGVGIGPSFPGHQPVVFNPMVAPMQSPHGYVQPNGPQYAQPMLLSHPRHGMYMPGYQPEMPYKGREY